From Glycine max cultivar Williams 82 chromosome 11, Glycine_max_v4.0, whole genome shotgun sequence, the proteins below share one genomic window:
- the LOC100800237 gene encoding protein NUCLEAR FUSION DEFECTIVE 4: protein MGTTTTFPPSAVSTTSKWLGFVAAVWIQCISGNNYTFSNYSDALKSLMHLTQLQLNNLSVAKDVGKAFGLLAGLASDRFPTWAILLIGSVEGLIGYGTQWLVVSQRIQPLPYWQMCVFLCMGGNSTTWMNTAVLVTSIRNFRSNRGPVSGILKGFVGLSTAIFTTLCSALFADDPGSFLIMLSVIPFAVCLTGVFFLREILPVASADADAEEVKYFGVFNVVAVAMALFLLAYGFIPSPSMLVSRVFVAVLVVMLVSPLGIPVYSYLKGSFGEGNDVEGQRVKEPLLQIPEKENEAVAAEIVKRVPVVGEEHTIMEALRSVDFWILFVSFLCGVGTGLAVMNNMGQIGLALGYPDVSLFVSLTSIFGFFGRIISGTVSEFTIKKAGTPRPLWNAASQLLMAVGYILLAMAMPGSLYIGSILVGMCYGVRLAITVPTASELFGLKYYGLIYNILILNLPLGSFLFSGLLAGILYDMEATTTEGGGNTCVGGHCYRLVFVVMTGACIVGFFLDILLSIRTKNIYTKISMSKKSLATSNRQ, encoded by the exons ATGGGTACCACTACCACCTTTCCGCCTTCAGCCGTTTCAACCACCAGCAAATGGCTGGGCTTCGTGGCGGCCGTGTGGATTCAATGCATCTCCGGCAACAACTACACTTTCTCAAACTACTCCGACGCCCTCAAATCCCTCATGCACCTCACTCAGCTCCAACTCAACAACCTCTCCGTCGCTAAAGACGTTGGCAAAGCCTTTGGGCTTCTCGCGGGCCTGGCCTCCGACCGCTTCCCCACTTGGGCCATTCTCCTCATAGGCTCCGTCGAAGGCCTAATTGGCTACGGAACCCAATGGCTCGTTGTTAGCCAAAGAATTCAACCCCTCCCCTACTGGCAG atgtgtgtgtttctgtgcaTGGGAGGGAACAGCACGACGTGGATGAACACTGCCGTTTTGGTAACATCCATTCGGAACTTCCGTTCAAACAGAGGACCCGTTTCGGGCATTCTGAAAGGCTTTGTAGGGTTGAGCACTGCGATATTCACTACTCTCTGTTCCGCTCTCTTCGCCGACGATCCTGGCTCCTTCCTCATCATGCTCTCTGTCATTCCCTTCGCAGTTTGCCTCACCGGTGTGTTTTTCCTCCGGGAGATTCTTCCCGTCGCCTCCGCCGACGCCGACGCCGAGGAGGTAAAGTATTTCGGCGTCTTCAACGTCGTGGCGGTGGCAATGGCGCTTTTTCTGTTGGCGTATGGGTTCATCCCCAGCCCCAGCATGTTGGTGTCAAGAGTGTTCGTGGCGGTTTTGGTTGTTATGCTGGTTTCGCCGTTGGGGATCCCGGTGTACTCGTACTTGAAGGGTAGCTTCGGAGAGGGGAATGACGTGGAGGGGCAGAGGGTGAAGGAGCCGTTGCTTCAGATTCCGGAGAAGGAGAACGAAGCTGTGGCGGCGGAGATAGTGAAGAGGGTGCCGGTGGTGGGTGAGGAGCACACGATAATGGAGGCGCTGAGAAGCGTGGATTTTTGGATCTTGTTCGTGTCGTTTCTGTGTGGGGTTGGAACGGGTTTGGCAGTGATGAACAATATGGGTCAAATCGGGTTGGCTCTCGGATACCCAGATGTCTCGCTCTTTGTGTCGCTTACAAGTATTTTCGGGTTTTTTGGACGGATCATCTCGGGTACTGTTTCGGAGTTCACCATCAa GAAAGCTGGAACACCTAGACCTCTTTGGAATGCAGCATCTCAGCTTCTAATGGCTGTAGGTTACATACTCCTGGCCATGGCTATGCCAGGTTCCCTATACATTGGGTCTATTTTAGTTGGCATGTGCTATGGAGTGAGGCTTGCCATTACAGTCCCAACAGCCTCAGAGTTATTTGGACTCAAATATTATGGTCTCATATACAACATTCTCATCCTTAACCTTCCCTTGggttctttccttttctctggTCTGCTTGCTGGCATACTCTATGATATGGAGGCAACTACAACAGAGGGAGGAGGCAACACGTGTGTTGGAGGTCATTGTTACAGGCTAGTCTTTGTTGTCATGACTGGAGCATGCATTGTTGGCTTCTTCTTAGACATTCTGTTGTCAATCAGAACCAAGAATATTTACACCAAGATTTCCATGAGCAAGAAATCCCTAGCAACATCCAATAGGCAGTGA